The sequence below is a genomic window from Actinokineospora baliensis.
GGCCGCCCTCGCGGCGACCGCCCGGGTCGTGCAGCCCTCACTGCTGGACTTCCTGCGATGACCGCCGGACCCTCCACGCTGACTGCTGGACCGTCCACGCTGATCGCTGGACCTTCCACGCTGTCCGCGCCAACGCCCCGAGGAGGCACCGCGTCCGCCGTGAGCACCACCGAAGCCAAGGCCCTGCCCACGATCGAGTTCCGCACCCCGATGCCCGGGTTCCCCGAGCACCGCGAGTTCGTGCTCGTCGCGGTCGACGAGGACGGCCCGCTGTTCACCCTGCGCTCGGTCGACGACCCGGACCTGAGGTTCCTGGTCGTGCCCCCGGCGCCGTTCTACCCCGACTACGCGCCCCGGGTGGGTGAACAGGTGCTCGAGCAGTTGGGCACCACCGACCCGAACGACCTGCTGGTCCTGCTCGTGGTCACCGCCGCTGGCACGGTCGCCGAGGCCACCGCCAACCTGCTCGCGCCGGTGATCGTCGACCAGAGCACCCGACGGGCGGTCCAGGTCATCCTGGAGGAAGATCTCCCCATCCGTGCCCGGTTGCTGCCCGCCTGATCCCGAGGGCGGGGGAGGAGTGATCACGTGCTGGTGCTGACCCGTCGAACCGGTGAGAGCGTGCGGATCGGGGACGAGGTCACCGTCACCATCCTCGACATCAGGGGCGACGTGGTCCGCGTGGGCATCCAGGCGCCCCGCTCGGTCACCGTCCACCGCGATGAGGTCTACCGGGAGTTGCGCAAGGCCAATGAGGCGGCGGCGCGCACGGCGGAGCAGGGGGCGGCGTTGTTGACGGACGCGTTGCGGAAGCGGGTGCAGGAACCGCGTGGGCCTGTGCCGGGGCCGCCTGTGCCGCGGCCGCCGGTGCCTGGGCCGCCTGGGAGCTGACGGCTCGTCGCTTCGCGCCTTGCGACCTGGTCTGTGGTGGTGCGGTGTGCTCGATGGGGCGAACCTGTTTTGCGCGGGGCCCCTGCGCCAGTCGTGGCAGGACCGCAAAGCTGGGGCCGAAAAGCATGGCCCTGTCCGCGCAGAACGCTACGACTGCCGCTCCCCCACGCAAAACAGGTCCGCCCCATCGAGCAGTGTGTGGGCGGCTTCCGAGTGTCCAGTGGTTGGCTTGAGTGGGCTGACTCGGTGGGCTGGGTTGGCGGGGTCGGTTCGTGGTGGTGCGGTGTGCTCGATGGGGCGAACTTGTTTTGCGCGGGGCCCCTGCACCAGCCGTGGCAGGACCGCAAAAGCCGGGGCCGAAAAGCATGGCCCTGCAGCGAGGCAAGGCTACGACTGCCGCCACCCCACACAAAACAAGTCCGCCCCATCGAGCATTTAGGTGGGCGGCTTCCTGGGAGCGGTGGTCGGGCTGGCGGGGCTGACTCGGGGGGCTGGGTTGGCGGGGTCGGTTCGTGGTGGCTGGGGGTGCTCGATGGGGCGAACCTGTTTTGCGCGGGGCCCCTGCACCAGCCGTGGCAGGACCGCAAAGCTGGGGCCGAAAAGCGTGGCCCTGCAGCGCACAACGCTACGGCTGCCGCCACCCCACGCAAAACAGGTCCGCCCCATCGAGCTGTGTGTGGGCGGCTTCCGAGTGTCCAGTGATCGGGCTGGCGGGGTTGGCTCGGTGGGCGGGGTTTGTGTGGGCTGGCTCGGTGGGTTGGGTTGGCACCAGCTGCTTCGGGGGGCGGTGGCCGGGCTGGCGGGGTTGGCTCGGTGGGGCTGAGGTGGGTGGGCTGGCTCGGTGGGGTGGGCTGGCACTGGACCTCCAGGATCTGGGGCAATTCGCCCAGGGGTGGAGGAATCGGTGCTGCCCCAGGGAACCTGGGGGTTGATGGGGGCGCAGGGGGCGTGGAGTTGGGGCATGCTGCTCCCGTGCAGGAAGCCAGCCCGCAGGCGGAGATCGTCGAGCCCGAGTACCTCGTCCCGGCTGAAGTGGACTCGCCGAGTCAGGGGGGTGTGCCGAGGCGGCCGTTGGTCAGGTGGCTGCTGAAGCACCGGGTGCAGCCGGTGGGGCGGGCGGGGGAGGAGGAGCACGGGGAGCCCCAGGCCTGGTGGAAGGTGATGTGCCTGACGGGGGTGGACTACTTCTCCACGTTGTCGTACCTGCCTGCCATCGCCGTGGTCGCGGCTGGGGCGATCTCGCCGATCGCGACCGTGTTGATCGTGGTGTTGACGTTGTTCGGGATGTTGCCGATGTACCGGCGGGTCGCGCACGAGAGCCCCAACGGGCAGGGGTCGGTGGCGATGCTGGAGAAGCTGCTGCCGTTCTGGCGGGGCAAGGTGTTCGTGCTGGTGCTGCTCGGGTTCGTCGCGACGTCGTGGATCATCACGATCACGTTGTCGGCGGCGGACGCCACGGTGCACATGGTGGAGAACCCGTTCTTCCCGTCGTTCCTGCAC
It includes:
- the csrA gene encoding carbon storage regulator CsrA, with protein sequence MLVLTRRTGESVRIGDEVTVTILDIRGDVVRVGIQAPRSVTVHRDEVYRELRKANEAAARTAEQGAALLTDALRKRVQEPRGPVPGPPVPRPPVPGPPGS
- the fliW gene encoding flagellar assembly protein FliW, yielding MSTTEAKALPTIEFRTPMPGFPEHREFVLVAVDEDGPLFTLRSVDDPDLRFLVVPPAPFYPDYAPRVGEQVLEQLGTTDPNDLLVLLVVTAAGTVAEATANLLAPVIVDQSTRRAVQVILEEDLPIRARLLPA